One Candidatus Paceibacterota bacterium genomic window carries:
- the dnaB gene encoding replicative DNA helicase: MVRIPPNNSEAEISTLGALLIRPDTLNNIVDFLGYEDFYDEKNRHIFQAITDISAEGSPIDLLSVSTKLKEKGVLEKIGGNAYLTRLMNSVPTAANAKYYAEIIHKKKILRDMIEASDFISDLGYQEDEDVDSLLDKAHQKIFNIAKISLKRFFELKNLLEETWERIDRLHKSKNEIRGVPTGFADLDAKLGGLQKSDLIILAARPSVGKTSLALDIARNAAVKHNIPVGIFSLEMAAQQIVDRFLAAEAHVDLWRLRNGRLSEGEDFVRISDALARLSKAPIFIDDDPTSNILQMRAKARRLQADHNVGLIIVDYLQLMTPRRDNDSVVQQMTENSRFLKSLAREINVPVLAISQLSRAVEQRQPPIPRLSDLRDSGSIEQDADVVAFIYREDKYKRDTDKQNIAEILIEKHRNGPTGKVDLYFNQEKTSFMTIEKEFLGDVGEETNENGAMNF, from the coding sequence ATGGTACGAATTCCTCCAAACAACAGCGAAGCGGAAATATCGACTTTAGGCGCCCTGCTTATCCGGCCGGACACTCTAAACAACATCGTTGATTTTTTGGGATATGAAGATTTTTATGACGAAAAAAACCGCCATATCTTTCAAGCAATAACAGACATCTCCGCGGAAGGTTCGCCCATAGACCTTTTATCGGTTTCAACAAAACTCAAAGAAAAAGGAGTCCTGGAAAAAATCGGCGGAAACGCTTATCTCACGCGTCTGATGAACAGCGTACCGACCGCCGCAAACGCCAAATATTACGCCGAGATAATCCACAAGAAAAAAATATTAAGAGATATGATAGAAGCGTCGGATTTTATTTCCGACCTGGGCTACCAGGAAGACGAAGACGTCGATTCCCTTTTGGACAAAGCGCATCAGAAAATTTTCAATATAGCCAAAATTTCATTAAAAAGATTTTTTGAACTGAAAAATCTTTTGGAAGAAACTTGGGAACGCATAGACCGGCTTCATAAATCAAAAAACGAGATTCGCGGAGTTCCAACGGGGTTTGCCGATTTGGACGCGAAACTCGGCGGTCTTCAGAAATCCGATTTAATAATACTCGCGGCGCGGCCGTCCGTCGGGAAAACATCGCTCGCTCTTGATATAGCAAGAAATGCCGCCGTAAAACACAATATCCCCGTTGGTATATTCAGCCTTGAAATGGCAGCCCAGCAAATAGTAGACCGCTTTCTCGCGGCGGAAGCGCATGTAGACCTTTGGCGATTAAGAAACGGCAGGCTTTCGGAAGGAGAAGATTTTGTAAGAATAAGCGACGCCTTGGCGCGCCTTTCCAAAGCGCCGATTTTTATAGATGACGACCCAACCTCGAACATTTTACAGATGCGCGCCAAAGCGCGCCGGCTTCAAGCTGACCACAACGTCGGACTTATCATAGTGGATTATCTCCAGCTTATGACGCCCCGCCGCGATAACGACAGCGTTGTGCAGCAAATGACGGAAAATTCACGCTTTCTCAAATCGCTTGCCCGCGAAATCAACGTGCCGGTTTTGGCTATTTCCCAATTATCCCGCGCCGTTGAGCAGCGTCAGCCTCCCATACCGCGTCTTTCAGACTTGCGAGATTCCGGTTCCATAGAGCAAGACGCGGACGTTGTCGCTTTTATTTATCGCGAAGATAAATATAAAAGAGATACGGATAAACAAAACATCGCCGAAATTCTGATAGAAAAACACAGAAACGGGCCAACGGGAAAAGTAGACCTTTATTTCAACCAGGAAAAAACAAGCTTCATGACCATAGAAAAAGAATTTTTGGGAGACGTGGGAGAAGAAACAAACGAAAACGGAGCGATGAATTTTTAA
- a CDS encoding toprim domain-containing protein: MSIPIQKLAEYFEKLPGIGPRQAKRFVYSLLLKDEPFLNGLSDAILGLKKNTAKCAECRRYFEKRNDDDVRCPICSDIGREKEFLLVIEKDVDMENIEKSGSYRGYYFILGGLVPAIGSEMPKEIMMKELFEKTKSSAKNGLKEIILAFAATLEGENTCRYIEKILEPIIQAAGIKISRFGRGLSTGTEIEYADTDTIKNAVERRT; encoded by the coding sequence ATGTCCATCCCAATTCAAAAACTTGCTGAATATTTTGAAAAACTGCCCGGCATAGGCCCGCGGCAGGCAAAAAGATTTGTTTACTCTCTTCTTCTTAAAGACGAACCCTTTTTAAACGGGCTCTCGGACGCGATTTTGGGACTTAAAAAAAACACCGCAAAATGCGCTGAGTGCCGCAGATATTTTGAAAAAAGAAACGACGACGACGTCCGATGCCCGATATGTTCGGACATAGGACGCGAAAAAGAATTTCTCCTTGTTATTGAAAAAGATGTGGATATGGAAAATATCGAAAAATCCGGCTCATACCGCGGGTATTATTTCATCTTGGGCGGACTTGTGCCGGCAATCGGCTCGGAAATGCCAAAAGAAATAATGATGAAAGAGCTTTTTGAAAAAACAAAAAGTTCGGCAAAAAACGGACTAAAAGAAATAATTCTCGCTTTTGCCGCCACTCTTGAAGGAGAAAACACTTGCCGCTATATAGAAAAAATACTCGAACCGATTATCCAAGCCGCGGGAATAAAAATAAGCCGTTTTGGACGCGGCTTATCGACTGGTACGGAAATTGAGTATGCGGACACAGATACTATTAAAAACGCCGTAGAAAGAAGAACCTAA
- the rplU gene encoding 50S ribosomal protein L21: protein MVKAVKKIKEKKSVGNSNFAVIETGGKQYLVTPGQKIKIEKLKKQEEGSSIVFDKVLLLSKASSVKIGNPYLSGIKIPAEWQGEKRGKKITNVRYKSKTRRSRKQGHRQTYTEAVISDF, encoded by the coding sequence ATGGTTAAAGCAGTCAAGAAAATAAAAGAAAAAAAGAGTGTTGGCAATTCAAATTTCGCCGTTATTGAAACCGGCGGCAAGCAGTATTTGGTCACTCCCGGGCAGAAAATAAAGATAGAAAAACTTAAAAAACAAGAGGAAGGTTCATCTATTGTTTTCGACAAAGTTTTGCTTTTGTCGAAGGCGAGCAGCGTGAAGATAGGGAATCCGTATCTTTCGGGAATAAAAATTCCCGCCGAATGGCAGGGAGAGAAAAGGGGCAAAAAAATCACAAATGTCCGGTATAAATCAAAGACGCGGCGCAGCCGCAAGCAAGGGCATCGCCAAACTTATACCGAAGCTGTTATTTCCGATTTTTAA
- a CDS encoding DNA recombination protein RmuC, whose amino-acid sequence MARLFFSKRKGGEGDASSFLMLQKQMEEMRATLQNFGSQVDLKLGDSTKMFQHQFSQSASIIKDVTERLTKLDETNRQVVSFADQLKNLQDVLKNPKQRGILGEYYLETVLKNVLPPNRYQMQYKFKDGEIVDAAIFLDKEKILPVDSKFSLENYNRILEERNEVEKEKLEKLFKQDLKNRIDETAKYIRPDEGTMDFAFMFIPAEAIYYDLLVNQVGAVKTNTRDLIEYAFGQKKVIIVSPTSFMAYLQTVMQGLRALQIEESAKEIRKRVEDLGRHLKTYEDFMLKIGGNLKTTVNAYNSASKEFKKIDKDVLRITGEGIVSEAVYIDKPEEA is encoded by the coding sequence ATGGCGCGTTTATTTTTTTCAAAAAGAAAGGGAGGGGAAGGAGATGCCAGCTCTTTTTTAATGCTTCAGAAACAAATGGAAGAAATGCGAGCGACGCTTCAAAATTTCGGTTCTCAGGTGGATTTGAAATTGGGCGATTCAACGAAAATGTTTCAGCATCAATTTTCCCAGAGCGCGAGCATAATAAAAGACGTTACCGAGCGGCTCACTAAATTGGACGAAACGAACAGACAAGTGGTAAGTTTCGCGGACCAGCTTAAAAATTTACAGGATGTTTTGAAAAACCCCAAACAGCGAGGAATACTCGGTGAATATTATCTTGAAACTGTCTTAAAAAATGTTTTGCCTCCGAACAGGTACCAGATGCAGTATAAATTCAAAGATGGAGAAATAGTGGATGCCGCCATATTTTTGGACAAAGAAAAAATCCTTCCGGTTGATTCAAAATTCTCGCTTGAAAATTACAACAGGATTTTGGAAGAAAGAAATGAAGTTGAAAAAGAGAAACTTGAAAAACTTTTTAAGCAGGATTTGAAAAATCGGATAGATGAAACCGCCAAATACATAAGGCCGGACGAAGGAACGATGGACTTCGCTTTTATGTTTATTCCGGCTGAAGCGATTTATTACGATTTGCTTGTAAACCAGGTAGGCGCGGTAAAGACGAATACTCGCGATCTTATTGAATACGCTTTTGGCCAGAAGAAAGTGATTATCGTTTCTCCGACTTCTTTTATGGCTTATCTCCAGACTGTTATGCAGGGACTTCGGGCTTTGCAGATTGAGGAATCGGCGAAAGAAATCAGAAAACGGGTGGAAGATTTGGGAAGACATCTAAAAACCTACGAGGATTTTATGCTTAAAATCGGGGGCAATTTGAAGACTACTGTAAATGCCTATAACAGCGCGTCAAAGGAGTTTAAGAAAATAGATAAAGATGTTTTGAGGATAACAGGCGAGGGAATCGTGAGCGAGGCGGTTTATATTGACAAGCCGGAGGAGGCGTGA
- a CDS encoding sodium:calcium antiporter: MIMLSVELYILVFILAFLAIAKSSDFLVGSLSYLSRAFGISEYLAAFIFMSLATSFPELFVGITSSLKGIPEFSLGNILGANIINITLVIGLIIFIGNGLKVEGKISKRNFWIISIAAFLPIFLASDGMVSRSDGALLILAFILYLLTLYKEKEYFSKTISLHNGLHPSLKIFGHLLFFALALVILILSANAIVWAGENLAAKTTLGIMLFGAVFVSLGTALPEVAFGVRARLKRHVSMAIGNSLGSVAFNSTFIVGLVGLINPIKTNISFDFVFLAFTLFLGLFMFNMFVFSKAFISKKEGAALLAVYGLFLAFECCKYFLPLF; this comes from the coding sequence ATGATAATGCTTTCCGTGGAATTATATATTTTGGTTTTTATCTTAGCTTTTCTGGCAATAGCCAAATCAAGCGATTTTTTAGTCGGTTCTCTTTCTTATCTTTCCCGCGCCTTCGGTATTTCGGAATATCTTGCCGCTTTTATTTTTATGAGCTTGGCAACATCTTTTCCCGAGCTTTTTGTCGGGATTACTTCGTCTTTGAAAGGGATTCCGGAATTTTCTTTGGGGAACATCCTTGGCGCGAATATAATAAATATTACTTTGGTTATAGGCCTTATTATTTTTATAGGAAATGGGCTTAAGGTGGAAGGAAAGATTTCAAAAAGAAATTTTTGGATTATTTCCATTGCCGCGTTTTTGCCGATTTTTTTGGCAAGCGACGGAATGGTTTCGCGGTCAGACGGAGCCCTTCTTATTTTGGCGTTTATTTTGTATCTTTTAACGCTTTACAAAGAAAAGGAGTATTTTTCAAAGACGATTTCTTTGCATAATGGATTGCATCCTTCATTAAAAATATTCGGGCATCTTTTATTTTTCGCGTTGGCTCTTGTTATATTGATATTAAGCGCTAATGCCATAGTGTGGGCGGGGGAAAATCTTGCGGCGAAAACAACTCTTGGAATAATGCTTTTTGGGGCGGTTTTTGTTTCTTTGGGAACAGCCTTGCCCGAAGTTGCTTTTGGAGTCCGCGCGCGGCTTAAAAGACATGTTTCGATGGCCATAGGCAATTCGCTTGGAAGCGTGGCGTTTAACTCCACTTTCATTGTCGGTCTCGTGGGGCTTATAAATCCGATTAAAACGAATATTTCTTTTGACTTCGTTTTTCTCGCTTTTACGCTTTTTTTGGGTCTTTTTATGTTTAATATGTTTGTTTTTTCAAAGGCGTTTATCTCAAAAAAGGAAGGAGCGGCGCTTCTTGCCGTCTACGGGCTTTTTTTGGCGTTTGAATGCTGCAAGTATTTTCTGCCTTTGTTCTAG
- a CDS encoding UDP-N-acetylmuramoyl-tripeptide--D-alanyl-D-alanine ligase, translating into MLKSIFKKIVIAAITLEAKLILKRHKPKIIAITGSVGKTSTKDAINAVMSPKFEVRRSKKSYNSEIGAPLTILDEESGWSNPLRWISIILKGIYLTLFSSKYPEFLILEIGVEKPKDMDSLLSWIKPHVAVITALAEIPVHVEFFSGPEAVAKEKSKILKNLEVDNLAVLNSDDDAVFSMKDRSRAKIISYGFGEGADIVASGYKIIYKEGDQNKIIPEGITFKVDSEGGSVPVRLFNVFGKHHVYPILAAFAVGKSFGLNLVEMSEAFSSYESPAGRLKLIEGEKGSFVLDDTYNASPMAMRAALETLADIPAKRKIVVLGDMLQLGKYAIESHKAMAEYILKSGAKIVFSIGPRMKFMAETLRENNFIAKNIFEFPDSSAAKKKVEEIIEEGDLILVKGSQSMRMEKIVEEIIARPERRKELLVRQEKEWLNR; encoded by the coding sequence ATGTTAAAGTCCATTTTTAAAAAAATCGTAATCGCCGCGATAACGCTTGAGGCGAAACTTATTTTGAAAAGGCATAAGCCGAAAATTATAGCCATAACCGGAAGCGTTGGAAAAACTTCCACTAAAGACGCGATAAACGCGGTTATGTCTCCCAAATTTGAGGTGCGCAGAAGCAAAAAAAGTTATAATAGCGAAATAGGCGCGCCTCTTACTATTTTAGACGAGGAAAGCGGTTGGTCTAATCCCTTGCGTTGGATCTCAATAATTTTAAAGGGGATTTATCTCACGCTTTTTTCTTCAAAATATCCTGAATTTCTTATTTTGGAAATCGGAGTGGAAAAACCAAAGGATATGGACAGTCTTCTTTCCTGGATTAAACCCCATGTTGCCGTTATTACGGCGCTGGCGGAAATACCAGTTCATGTGGAATTTTTTTCCGGGCCGGAGGCCGTGGCAAAAGAAAAATCAAAAATTCTAAAAAATCTCGAGGTGGACAATTTAGCGGTTTTAAACAGCGACGATGACGCCGTTTTTTCCATGAAAGACAGAAGCCGCGCAAAAATAATTTCTTACGGTTTTGGAGAAGGAGCCGATATTGTCGCGTCCGGATATAAAATAATTTACAAGGAAGGGGATCAAAACAAAATAATTCCCGAAGGAATTACTTTTAAAGTAGACAGTGAAGGAGGCAGCGTACCGGTCCGGCTTTTTAATGTTTTTGGAAAACATCATGTTTATCCGATTCTGGCGGCATTCGCTGTAGGAAAATCTTTTGGATTGAATTTGGTTGAAATGTCCGAAGCGTTTTCTTCTTATGAATCTCCCGCGGGCAGGCTTAAATTAATTGAAGGAGAAAAAGGGAGTTTTGTGTTGGATGATACCTATAACGCGTCGCCAATGGCGATGCGCGCGGCTCTGGAAACTTTGGCTGATATTCCGGCAAAAAGAAAAATCGTTGTTTTGGGAGATATGCTTCAGCTGGGAAAATATGCGATTGAATCGCATAAAGCGATGGCGGAATATATTTTGAAATCCGGGGCGAAAATTGTTTTTAGCATCGGCCCAAGAATGAAATTTATGGCGGAAACTTTACGGGAAAATAATTTTATTGCGAAAAACATTTTTGAGTTTCCCGACTCGTCGGCGGCGAAGAAAAAAGTAGAGGAAATTATAGAAGAAGGAGATCTGATTTTAGTAAAAGGCTCTCAGTCAATGAGGATGGAAAAGATTGTGGAAGAAATAATAGCGCGTCCGGAACGCAGAAAAGAACTTCTTGTCAGGCAGGAAAAAGAGTGGTTGAATAGGTAA
- a CDS encoding penicillin-binding protein 2 has protein sequence MSRTSGNFNFRIKFLAVIFFVSAGLLVCRLFFLQVAESDTYKERATRQNNEYGSKESISVRGDIFFQEKDGDMISAAGIKDGYMVQVNPSLVSDPAVLCGKLLENVSLGINLDACAEKAGKKDDVSEILARKVSGADEEKISSLKITGLKTLFDQWRFYPGSSLASQILGFVGYKGDELVGRYGIEKYYEEVLRGAKEKLEANTSFTTMFLQYGKDLLDTDAYSGHDIVLTIEPRVQRVLEESLEILKDKWKAEGSGGIIIEPKTGKILAMASKPDFDPNNYQKAANMSFYRNPLVSDIFEVGSVMKPLTLAASMDAGKITSKTTYNDEGYVILNGRKIENYDGKARGVVDMQRVLDESLNTGAVFASQKLGKENFLRYLRNYGFEETTGIDLPDETRSHTDNLYSMKDVEFATASFGQGVAFTPLSFAMAAGSLANGGLLMKPYVVERILLDGGKDEIIEPMSKRRVLSEETSREITRMLVKVVDEALLGGSEKMEHYSIAAKTGTALLIRPADEGGGYYEDKYIHTFIGYGPAFNSRFLVFLYVEDPKEVKYASNTLTEPFIKIMKFLLNYYEVPPDR, from the coding sequence ATGTCCAGAACTTCAGGTAATTTTAATTTCAGAATAAAATTTTTGGCTGTGATTTTCTTTGTTTCAGCCGGGCTTCTTGTGTGCCGGTTGTTTTTTTTGCAGGTAGCCGAATCCGATACTTACAAAGAAAGAGCGACAAGGCAAAATAATGAATATGGCTCAAAAGAAAGTATTTCCGTTAGAGGAGATATTTTTTTCCAGGAGAAAGACGGTGATATGATTTCAGCTGCCGGAATTAAAGACGGATATATGGTTCAAGTGAATCCCAGCCTTGTTTCCGACCCGGCTGTCTTATGCGGTAAATTATTGGAAAATGTTTCTCTCGGTATCAATTTGGATGCTTGTGCGGAAAAGGCGGGGAAAAAAGATGACGTTTCAGAAATACTTGCTCGTAAAGTAAGCGGCGCTGATGAAGAAAAAATCTCTTCTTTGAAAATAACCGGACTCAAAACGCTTTTTGATCAATGGCGTTTTTATCCCGGCAGCTCTTTGGCGTCTCAGATTTTGGGTTTTGTCGGGTATAAAGGAGATGAACTCGTGGGGCGTTACGGAATTGAAAAATATTATGAAGAAGTGCTTAGGGGAGCGAAAGAAAAATTGGAGGCGAACACTTCTTTTACTACTATGTTTTTGCAATACGGAAAAGATTTACTAGATACCGACGCATACAGCGGGCATGATATCGTTTTGACGATAGAGCCGAGAGTTCAGAGAGTTTTGGAAGAATCACTTGAAATATTAAAAGACAAATGGAAAGCGGAAGGATCCGGAGGAATAATTATTGAACCGAAAACCGGTAAAATTTTGGCCATGGCGTCGAAGCCGGATTTTGACCCCAATAATTACCAGAAAGCTGCCAACATGTCTTTCTACAGAAACCCCCTTGTCTCCGATATATTCGAAGTTGGTTCCGTGATGAAGCCTCTTACTTTGGCGGCAAGCATGGACGCGGGGAAAATTACTTCCAAAACGACATATAACGACGAGGGATACGTTATCTTAAACGGGAGAAAAATAGAAAATTATGACGGCAAAGCGCGCGGCGTCGTTGATATGCAAAGAGTTTTGGATGAATCTTTAAATACGGGAGCGGTTTTCGCGAGTCAAAAGCTGGGCAAAGAAAATTTTTTGAGGTATCTTAGAAATTATGGTTTTGAAGAAACTACCGGAATAGACCTTCCGGACGAGACAAGAAGCCATACCGATAATCTTTACTCGATGAAAGATGTGGAATTCGCCACCGCTTCTTTCGGTCAAGGAGTGGCGTTTACTCCTTTAAGCTTTGCAATGGCCGCCGGCTCTCTTGCCAACGGCGGTCTTTTGATGAAACCTTATGTTGTTGAGAGAATATTGCTTGACGGAGGCAAGGACGAAATTATAGAACCCATGTCCAAGAGGAGGGTCTTAAGCGAGGAAACTTCCAGGGAAATAACAAGAATGTTGGTAAAGGTTGTTGACGAAGCTCTTCTTGGAGGCAGTGAAAAAATGGAGCATTACAGTATTGCGGCAAAAACAGGCACGGCTCTTCTTATAAGACCGGCTGACGAAGGGGGCGGATATTATGAAGATAAATATATTCATACTTTTATCGGATACGGCCCGGCGTTTAATTCCAGATTTTTAGTTTTTTTGTATGTTGAAGACCCGAAAGAAGTCAAATACGCTTCAAACACTTTGACAGAACCGTTCATAAAAATAATGAAATTTTTGTTAAATTATTACGAAGTGCCGCCGGACAGATAA
- the rsmH gene encoding 16S rRNA (cytosine(1402)-N(4))-methyltransferase RsmH encodes MEQKEHVPVLLEEAINFLRLKNGHVVLDATIGGGGHALEILRQISPDGRLIGIDQDKEILNRLEVKLKDTSFKNFDLINGNFRDLDKLLELLKIKKIDAAIFDLGMNSLQIEESGRGFTFKKDEPLFMNFKSESGAGNLAAAEILNSWTENDIAEILFKYGEESRGRRISKAIVEARRKKPIMTTFELLDVLEKAFPERLKHGRMHFATKTFQALRIAVNDEMNALEEGIGKCWEILDVEGRMAVISFHSLEDRIVKNFFKEKKAGGKAEVFTKKPVIASEKELKINPRARSAKLRAAIKIKI; translated from the coding sequence ATGGAGCAAAAAGAACATGTGCCGGTGCTTTTGGAAGAAGCGATAAATTTTTTGAGATTAAAGAATGGACACGTTGTTTTGGATGCGACAATCGGCGGAGGCGGGCATGCTCTTGAAATATTAAGACAAATATCTCCCGATGGCCGGCTCATCGGTATAGACCAAGACAAAGAGATTTTAAACAGATTGGAAGTAAAGTTGAAAGATACAAGTTTTAAGAACTTTGATTTAATAAACGGAAATTTTAGAGATTTGGACAAACTGCTGGAGCTTTTGAAAATAAAAAAAATAGACGCGGCGATTTTCGACCTTGGAATGAATTCATTGCAGATCGAAGAGTCCGGCAGGGGATTTACTTTTAAAAAAGACGAGCCGCTTTTTATGAACTTTAAATCGGAATCGGGGGCGGGGAATCTGGCAGCGGCGGAGATTTTAAACAGTTGGACGGAAAACGACATAGCGGAAATTCTTTTTAAATACGGAGAGGAAAGCCGGGGAAGAAGAATAAGTAAAGCGATAGTGGAAGCGAGGAGAAAAAAACCGATAATGACCACTTTTGAGCTCCTTGATGTTTTAGAGAAAGCTTTTCCGGAAAGATTGAAACACGGCCGCATGCACTTTGCCACGAAAACTTTTCAGGCGTTAAGGATAGCGGTAAATGACGAGATGAACGCTTTGGAAGAAGGAATTGGAAAATGCTGGGAAATTTTGGATGTTGAAGGACGAATGGCTGTGATATCGTTTCATTCTCTTGAAGACAGGATTGTAAAGAATTTTTTTAAAGAAAAAAAGGCAGGGGGAAAAGCGGAAGTTTTTACGAAAAAACCGGTCATTGCATCGGAAAAAGAATTAAAAATTAATCCGAGGGCGCGAAGCGCTAAATTGAGGGCGGCAATAAAAATTAAAATATAA
- the mraZ gene encoding division/cell wall cluster transcriptional repressor MraZ → MLIGEFKHNIDEKKRVAIPSKFRKELGKTAVITRGLDKCLFVYPVKEWEKVAEKLSSLPMGQSDNRNYARLFLAGASDVSLDSLGRILVPDYLKSFAGLKEKVVIAGVYKKLEIWDEEAWENYKNRIEKDTDALAEKLGEVGIY, encoded by the coding sequence ATGCTTATTGGCGAATTCAAACATAATATAGACGAAAAGAAGAGGGTGGCTATACCTTCAAAATTTCGAAAAGAACTTGGCAAAACCGCGGTGATCACACGAGGTCTGGATAAATGCCTTTTTGTGTACCCTGTAAAGGAGTGGGAAAAAGTTGCCGAAAAATTAAGTTCGCTTCCAATGGGGCAATCGGATAATCGCAATTACGCGCGGCTTTTTCTTGCCGGCGCGTCCGATGTTTCTTTGGATTCCCTGGGAAGAATTTTGGTTCCGGATTATCTTAAAAGCTTTGCCGGACTTAAAGAAAAAGTTGTTATTGCCGGAGTTTACAAAAAATTGGAAATTTGGGACGAAGAAGCGTGGGAAAATTACAAAAACAGAATTGAAAAAGACACCGACGCGCTGGCGGAGAAATTGGGAGAAGTGGGAATTTATTAA
- the lysS gene encoding lysine--tRNA ligase: MSLEEIRESRLRKLESLKAEFGEVFPSKIIRNFTLAEVVADFSKLSKKKTSIFLVGRVFGIRSHGGVVFCDFKDGSLDKKTGKKELLQAYLKKDILGEEKFLSFQNNIDTGDFVEFEGSLFKTQKGEKSIKVLSWRIIAKSLRPLPEKWHGLSDVEERFRKRYLDTVMNDEVFSRFALRSKIISETRNFLDKNGFLEVETPVLQPLAGGALAEPFKTRHNALGIDLFLRIAPELYLKRLLIGGFEKVYELGRNFRNEGIDMTHNPEFTMLEFYAAYKDADYLRGFIEEMFRGLAKKVFGKQKVSYENAEIDFSKKFSVVSFNDILKRHALISEPEKANLDDLKLKAKQFGIEIGNSDSWGKIADNIFKKVCRSKIIQPTFVVDIPLELSPLAKKKTDKENEVDRFQLIVGGIELVNGFSELNDPLDQKKRFEKQQEFRKAGDKEAAEFDKSFVEAMEYGMPPAAGAGIGIDRLVMFLTNTKNIREVVLFPTLRPKE; encoded by the coding sequence ATGTCTCTTGAAGAAATAAGGGAATCTCGCCTTAGAAAATTGGAAAGCCTGAAAGCAGAATTTGGCGAAGTTTTTCCTTCAAAAATTATAAGAAATTTTACTTTAGCCGAAGTCGTTGCTGATTTTTCAAAACTTTCCAAAAAGAAAACCTCTATTTTTTTAGTCGGCCGCGTTTTCGGCATACGCAGTCATGGAGGGGTGGTTTTTTGCGATTTTAAAGACGGTTCGCTTGACAAAAAAACCGGGAAGAAAGAATTATTGCAGGCGTATTTGAAAAAAGATATTTTGGGAGAAGAAAAATTTCTGTCTTTTCAAAACAACATAGACACGGGCGATTTTGTCGAATTTGAGGGAAGTCTTTTTAAAACGCAAAAAGGAGAAAAATCCATAAAAGTTTTGTCTTGGCGAATTATTGCGAAAAGTTTGAGGCCGCTTCCGGAAAAATGGCACGGACTTTCCGACGTGGAAGAACGTTTCAGAAAAAGATATTTGGACACCGTAATGAACGACGAGGTTTTTTCAAGATTCGCGCTAAGGTCAAAAATAATCTCCGAGACAAGGAATTTTTTGGATAAAAACGGATTTTTGGAAGTTGAAACACCCGTTCTTCAGCCGCTTGCCGGCGGAGCGTTGGCGGAACCTTTTAAAACTCGCCATAATGCTTTGGGCATAGATCTTTTTTTGCGGATAGCGCCGGAGCTGTATCTTAAAAGACTGCTCATCGGCGGATTTGAAAAAGTTTATGAGCTTGGCAGAAATTTCAGAAATGAAGGAATAGACATGACCCACAATCCGGAATTTACCATGCTTGAATTTTATGCCGCTTATAAAGACGCAGATTATCTGCGCGGATTTATTGAAGAGATGTTTCGGGGTTTGGCGAAAAAAGTTTTTGGCAAACAAAAAGTTTCTTATGAAAATGCGGAAATAGATTTTTCAAAAAAATTCTCCGTTGTTTCTTTTAACGACATACTTAAAAGGCACGCTTTGATAAGCGAACCGGAAAAAGCGAATTTGGACGATTTAAAATTGAAAGCGAAGCAATTCGGCATAGAAATTGGAAATTCCGATTCCTGGGGGAAAATTGCCGATAATATTTTTAAGAAAGTTTGCCGGTCTAAAATAATTCAACCGACTTTCGTCGTGGATATACCGCTGGAACTTTCTCCTTTGGCTAAGAAAAAAACGGATAAAGAAAATGAAGTTGACAGATTTCAGCTTATTGTCGGCGGCATAGAATTGGTTAACGGATTTTCAGAGCTTAACGACCCCTTGGACCAGAAGAAACGTTTTGAGAAACAGCAGGAGTTTAGAAAAGCGGGAGATAAAGAGGCGGCGGAATTCGACAAATCTTTTGTGGAGGCGATGGAGTATGGCATGCCTCCGGCGGCCGGTGCGGGAATCGGCATAGACAGGCTGGTGATGTTTTTGACCAATACTAAAAACATAAGGGAAGTTGTGCTTTTTCCAACCCTTAGACCAAAGGAGTAG